The DNA segment AATATACCAGTGAAAAGCAAACAAAATTGTATTTTTGCAGCCAAATGATTTCAATAAACGACTTAACATTCCTGATAGGCTCCAGAGCTTTATACGACGAGGCAAACTGGCACATTAAACCAGGCGAAAGAATTGGATTAATCGGAGCCAACGGAACCGGTAAATCAACACTTCTAAAAATAATAGTTGGAGAGTATGGCCCCTCTTCAGGCAGTATTTCCATGTCGAAAGACCTGAAAATAGGCTACCTGAATCAGGATTTACTTTCTTACGACTCCCACCATAGCATTTTACACGTAGCGATGGAGGCCTTTGAGCGCCAAAATCAACTTCATGATGAAATTGAAGAACTCTTAAAAAAGATTGAAACAGATTATTCTGAAGAAGTTTTAAACAAACTAAGCGATAAACAACAGGAGTTTGAAGCCCTGGATGGATACAGCATAGAATACAGAGCGAATGAGATCCTTGCAGGTCTTGGTTTCAGTACCGCAGATCAGCACAGGCCATTGAATACTTTCTCCGGAGGATGGAGGATGAGGGTGATGCTTGCAAAGATTCTTTTGCAAACGCCGGATATCCTTTTACTCGATGAGCCTACCAACCACATGGATTTACCCTCCATCAAATGGCTGGAAACTTATTTATTGAGCTTTGAAGGTGCGATTGTGATTGTTTCTCACGATAGGTATTTCTTAGACAAAGTGGTCAACCGTATTGTAGAATCCCGCAAAGGAAAACTAACACCTTATGCAGGAAATTACACCTTCTATCTGGAAGAGAAATCCCTTCGCGGAGAGATCCAAAAGGGAGAATTCAAAAACCAGCAGGCAAAGATCAAACAGGAAGAACGGTTGATCGAACGTTTCCGTGCCAAAGCTTCAAAAGCGAAAATGGCACAATCAAGGATGAAAGCCCTGGATAAAATGGAGCGTGTGGAAGATGTTGATGACGACAATCCAACGGTAAACTTCCAGTTCAAATTCTCTAAACCATCCGGCCGTCACGTGATCCGCGTAGAGGAAGCTTATAAAAGCTATCCGAATGTAGATATCCTTGAAAACGCCGAAGGTTTAATTGAAAAAGGAGATAAAATCGCGCTCATCGGTGCCAATGGTAAAGGTAAATCGACACTGTTGCGGATCATCGCAGGTGCGGAAGCCTTTGACGGTAAATGTGAAACCGGTCATAATGTAACCACCACCTTCTTTGCGCAGCATCAGCTGGAGTCCTTACACCTGGACAACACGATTTTAGAAGAGCTTCAGGCATTTGCGCCTAAGCATACCGATACGGAATTGCGTGGCATCCTGGGTTGTTTCCTTTTCACCGGCGACGATGTTTTCAAAAAGATCCGCGTCCTGTCCGGAGGAGAGAAATCAAGGGTAGCACTGGCAAAATCATTGACTACAGATTCGAACTTCCTGATTCTGGATGAGCCTACGAATCACCTGGACATCCAATCGGTCAACATTCTGATTCAGGCATTGACACAGTATGAAGGAACGTTCATCGCGGTATCCCACGATAGGTATTTCCTGGATAATGTGGCCAATAAGATCTGGTTCATCGAAGATAAAGACATCAAAGAATATCCGGGTACCTATGCAGAATATGAAGAATGGAACAGCAAAAGAGCACCTGCTGCACCTTCCAGTGTTCCGGTAAGACCTGATAAAGAGGTTAAACCAAAAGCAGTAGTTACAGAAAAACCAGCACCGAGCAATCAGCAGCAATTAAAAAAGCTGAATGAGCAATTGAAAAAGATTGAAGCAGAGATTGCTGATTTTGAGCAGAATGTAAAAAGCATCGAGGCAGAAATTGCAGATGAGGCCGTATATTCAAATACCGCTAAGTTAGCAGAAGCCAACAAAAACTATATCAGTGCCAAGCACCAGCTGGATAATGCCCAGAACAAATGGGAAGAGCTGGCATCAGACATTATGGAAATGGAAGGATAATGATAAAATCAGGCGGATTCTTTTTCCTGCTGTTATTAAGTATACAGATTGCTGTGGCTCAGGACCGGCAATTTGTATACGATAATAAAGTGTACCTGCCCGAAATACGGACGGTACAATGTTATAACACCAAGAAAGAGCAATCATTGCCGGTCATTGCCCTGAATTCCAATGAACAGCTTTATTTCTCTTTTGACAATCTGAATGGAGGCGCGAGGATCTATTCCTATACGATAGAGCAATGTACCTCAGACTGGAAACCTTCCCGTCTGTCGCCGCTGGATTATCTGGAAGGCCTTTCTGAAGACCGGATTACGGAGTACAAATATTCTTTCAGCACTTTGCAGAAGTACACCAATTACTCCCTGGTCCTGCCCAACTCTCAGATTAAACCAAAGATCTCCGGCAATTACTTATTGAAAGTATATGAGGAAGGCAATCCTCAGCAGGCCGTGCTTTCCCAGCGCTTTTATGTGGTCAACAACCAGGTTACCGTTGGAATTAACATTACGGCAAGTCAGCAGGTTTCCCAACGTCAAAGCAATCAGAAAATTGATTTTACGATTTCCCATACCACACCAATCCAGAATCCATCTCTTGATTTAAAAGCAGTGGTGATGCAGAATGGCATTCCTCAAACCGCCATTTTAAATACCAATCCCACCTTTATCAGACCTGGTGCGCTCGTTTATAACGACCTGAACAGCAATGATTTTTCAGGAGGAAACGAATTCCGGAAATTTGATACCCGTAGCTTTCGCTATAAGGCAGAGAACGTAAACGAAATCGTCAGGGAAGATACTGCCATCAACGTCACCTTATTTACCGATATCAACGGCAATGCTGCAAAATTCACCAACAGGTTTGATGAGAACGGCAATTTCTTTATCAGGAACACTGAAGGTCGGGATCCAAATACGGATAGCGACTATGCGAACGTTCAGTTTAGCTTAAATGCTACGCCTCCAAATAGCGGAGGAGAGGCTTATGTAGTTGGCCGTTTTAACAATTACGTGCTAAACGAGGCCAGCAAGCTGAGTTATGAACCTGGCCGTCGTCGTTTTTACAAGAACATCAAGTTAAAGCAAGGCTTATACGATTATAAATATGTATGGCTGGATAAACAAAGCGGAAAGACAGACCAGTCTGTTTTTGAAGGTTCTTTCTTTGAGACAGAAAACACTTATCAGGTGTTCGTTTATTACCGCAGACCAGGTTCCCGTTGGGAGGAACTCATCGGTTTTTCGAATGTGAATACCACAAAACGATAAAGTTATTCCTGCTTAAACACCCATACCGAGAGGCTTTCCGCATTGCAGAAAAATTCCGCCCATCCATTGTCATTTACGCTCACTTCTTCCGCCCTGCCGCCGATTGCATCCACCATAACCCTACCCGCATGCTGAAGCCCCATTTCCATGGCTTTAAAGCCCTCTGCTCCATTGCTCATCAGTACCGCTAAGCCTGAATCTTCCTTGTCCCCGATTCCTGCTCTCGTCCAGCCGATACAATTGGGAAAGTCGAGATACTCCCGTTGTAAACCATACGCCAGGGTCTTTCTGATTTTAGTTATTTCCGCTAAGCCAGGCAATACCGGAAGCACGACTTCCAGCTCCTCTCCCTCTTTATTCTCATCGGTATAGGTTGCCCCATAAAGATCCGGGTAGAAAACACATGGAATTCCCTGTTCCCTCAGCAGGATTAAAGCATACGCAAGGGGGCGGAACCAAAATTCCACATAAGATTCCAATGCCTGTAATGGCTGAGAATCGTGGTTGTCCACAAAAGTAACCGTCAGCAATGGATGCGTTTGAACAAGGGTATTGTCAAATATTTTAGTCAGAT comes from the Pedobacter sp. FW305-3-2-15-E-R2A2 genome and includes:
- a CDS encoding ABC-F family ATP-binding cassette domain-containing protein, whose translation is MISINDLTFLIGSRALYDEANWHIKPGERIGLIGANGTGKSTLLKIIVGEYGPSSGSISMSKDLKIGYLNQDLLSYDSHHSILHVAMEAFERQNQLHDEIEELLKKIETDYSEEVLNKLSDKQQEFEALDGYSIEYRANEILAGLGFSTADQHRPLNTFSGGWRMRVMLAKILLQTPDILLLDEPTNHMDLPSIKWLETYLLSFEGAIVIVSHDRYFLDKVVNRIVESRKGKLTPYAGNYTFYLEEKSLRGEIQKGEFKNQQAKIKQEERLIERFRAKASKAKMAQSRMKALDKMERVEDVDDDNPTVNFQFKFSKPSGRHVIRVEEAYKSYPNVDILENAEGLIEKGDKIALIGANGKGKSTLLRIIAGAEAFDGKCETGHNVTTTFFAQHQLESLHLDNTILEELQAFAPKHTDTELRGILGCFLFTGDDVFKKIRVLSGGEKSRVALAKSLTTDSNFLILDEPTNHLDIQSVNILIQALTQYEGTFIAVSHDRYFLDNVANKIWFIEDKDIKEYPGTYAEYEEWNSKRAPAAPSSVPVRPDKEVKPKAVVTEKPAPSNQQQLKKLNEQLKKIEAEIADFEQNVKSIEAEIADEAVYSNTAKLAEANKNYISAKHQLDNAQNKWEELASDIMEMEG
- a CDS encoding DUF5103 domain-containing protein, with the translated sequence MIKSGGFFFLLLLSIQIAVAQDRQFVYDNKVYLPEIRTVQCYNTKKEQSLPVIALNSNEQLYFSFDNLNGGARIYSYTIEQCTSDWKPSRLSPLDYLEGLSEDRITEYKYSFSTLQKYTNYSLVLPNSQIKPKISGNYLLKVYEEGNPQQAVLSQRFYVVNNQVTVGINITASQQVSQRQSNQKIDFTISHTTPIQNPSLDLKAVVMQNGIPQTAILNTNPTFIRPGALVYNDLNSNDFSGGNEFRKFDTRSFRYKAENVNEIVREDTAINVTLFTDINGNAAKFTNRFDENGNFFIRNTEGRDPNTDSDYANVQFSLNATPPNSGGEAYVVGRFNNYVLNEASKLSYEPGRRRFYKNIKLKQGLYDYKYVWLDKQSGKTDQSVFEGSFFETENTYQVFVYYRRPGSRWEELIGFSNVNTTKR